A stretch of Henckelia pumila isolate YLH828 chromosome 4, ASM3356847v2, whole genome shotgun sequence DNA encodes these proteins:
- the LOC140866427 gene encoding purine permease 3-like, with amino-acid sequence MNKILLATNCVILAIGNCGGPLVMRLYFIRGGKRIWFTSWLETGGFPIILIPLLAAYTRRRKSAAGARLFLMKPRLFFGSAAIGVLTGLDDYLYAYGVAKIPISTCALIVATHLGFTATFAWLLVKQKFTAYSVNAVVLLTVGAVVLGLHVSGDRPEGEKNKEYFLGFFMTMAAAALYGFILPVVELMYLKAKQALNYSVVKEVQVVMCFFATAFCTVGMFINNDLQAIPREAKEFQLGEAKYYMVIICSAILWQCFFLGVVGVIFYSSSLLSGIVITVLLPLTQLLAVVFYREKFQPEKGVSLFLAVWGFISYFFGEFKSTKINNNNIGMLDAAETEMIVAGSRQTGAADP; translated from the exons ATGAACAAAATCTTGCTAGCCACCAACTGTGTGATACTAGCGATCGGAAACTGCGGCGGCCCTTTAGTGATGCGCCTATACTTTATCCGCGGCGGCAAGCGAATCTGGTTCACCAGCTGGCTCGAAACCGGCGGCTTCCCGATCATCCTCATCCCCCTCCTCGCTGCCTACACGCGCCGCCGGAAATCCGCGGCCGGCGCCCGCCTCTTCCTCATGAAACCCCGCCTCTTCTTCGGGTCAGCGGCGATCGGAGTGCTCACCGGACTCGACGACTACTTGTACGCTTACGGCGTCGCGAAGATCCCCATCTCCACCTGCGCGCTCATCGTGGCCACGCACCTGGGATTCACGGCCACGTTCGCGTGGCTGCTCGTGAAGCAGAAGTTCACGGCGTACTCCGTGAACGCGGTGGTGTTGCTGACGGTTGGAGCGGTGGTTCTTGGGCTCCACGTGAGCGGCGACAGGCCGGAGGGGGAGAAGAACAAGGAGTATTTTCTGGGTTTTTTCATGACAATGGCGGCGGCGGCGCTGTACGGGTTCATCCTGCCGGTGGTGGAGCTGATGTATTTGAAGGCTAAACAAGCTTTGAATTACAGTGTAGTGAAGGAAGTTCAGGTGGTCATGTGTTTCTTCGCCACCGCGTTTTGCACCGTCGGCATGTTTATCaacaatgatttgcag GCAATTCCAAGAGAAGCCAAAGAATTCCAACTGGGGGAAGCAAAATACTACATGGTAATAATATGCAGCGCCATTCTTTGGCAGTGCTTCTTCTTGGGTGTGGTCGGGGTTATATTTTACTCCTCATCCCTTCTTTCCGGCATCGTCATCACGGTTTTACTGCCGCTAACGCAGTTATTAGCCGTCGTTTTTTACCGTGAGAAGTTCCAACCGGAGAAGGGAGTGTCTCTTTTTCTAGCGGTTTGGGGATTCATCTCCTACTTTTTTGGTGAATTTAAGTCCACCAAGATTAACAACAACAATATTGGGATGCTGGATGCAGCAGAAACGGAGATGATCGTCGCGGGATCCCGCCAAACCGGTGCAGCTGATCCTTGA